AGGACGCAGGATTTTCGAAATGAAAACGAATGGCACGAATATCATCAGTGATATCTTGATCCTTATGCATGTATGTTATCGTTGGGGCGATCCCACCTGTTAAGCGTGCAATAACATCGATGTCGAGTGTTTTCATTTGGTATATTGTTTCGCCTGCATCATTGATAGTGTGTTCAATGAGTGGATTGTTCATCGAAATTCCCCCTTTTTTTCATTGTAGTATGCCCTTAACGGATATATTTGTAACGTTTTAGGAAAAAAATATTGCGAGAGAAAAGTTGTATCACGTATGCTAAAACTGTCTATAAGTTTAGACAGTATAGTCAAAAGGGGATGAGATTATGACAATGGCAACGATAGAACATCGCTTATTAGAACTACCAACAACGGCGATTTCTGATGCAACAGGGGGACATACAAATGTTACTGCAAATATTCGTCCATTGGCGGATCATTTTAAAATTGCGGGTCGCGCATTAACAGTGCGCTTACCAGACGGGGAAAATGGCGCGGTGCTAGAAGCAATCAGCAAGGCAAGTAAAGGGGATATTTTAGTTATTGATGCAAAAGGAAATACCAATCGTGCAGTAGCAGGGGATTTTGTTATGCAGCTTGCACAAGGGGTTGGCGTGCAAGGTTTTGTAGTAGATGGGGTAATCCGTGATTTAGCAGCAGCGCGTCTGATTGATTTCCCGGTATTTTCATTAGGTACAACAGTCGCTGCAGGGAATAAAAACGGCGGCGGTGCGGTAGGTGTATCAGTGGCAGTTGGTGGTGTAGTTGTACAATCAGGTGACTATGTAATTGGGGATATTGATGGGGTGATTATCGTGCCACAAGCAGATATTGAGCACGTTATCGAAATTGCAGAAGCAAAAGTACAAAAAGACGAAGCACGCGAACAAGAGGCACTACATAATGGGGAAGAATCAATTCGTACCTATTTAGCAAAAGTCGTAAAATAATTAAAACGCCGAGTGTAGAGGCCTCACCTCATACACTCGGCGTTTTGTAATTTACTTTAAGTTAGCTGCTTGGTATTCAGCAAATTGCTTCTCGTCGAAACGTTTTTCCCATTTTGCGATAACAAGGGTTGCTAATGTGTTTCCTACTACGTTTACAGCTGTACGAGCCATATCTAAAATACGGTCAATACCTGCGATAAACGCTAAACCTTCAACTGGAATTCCTACAGAGCCTAATGTTGCAAGAAGTACAACGAATGATACCCCTGGAACACCAGCAATCCCTTTAGATGTCACCATTAATACAAGCATTAATGTAATTTGTTCCATAATTGAAAGGTCAATACCATACATTT
This portion of the Solibacillus daqui genome encodes:
- a CDS encoding sodium:proton antiporter codes for the protein MNNPLIEHTINDAGETIYQMKTLDIDVIARLTGGIAPTITYMHKDQDITDDIRAIRFHFENPASYIENYADFQTMLYQKEQHAINALYESISIKPKNMSPGKQILWSFFVFLLIMTPVFIILWIK
- a CDS encoding RraA family protein, whose translation is MATIEHRLLELPTTAISDATGGHTNVTANIRPLADHFKIAGRALTVRLPDGENGAVLEAISKASKGDILVIDAKGNTNRAVAGDFVMQLAQGVGVQGFVVDGVIRDLAAARLIDFPVFSLGTTVAAGNKNGGGAVGVSVAVGGVVVQSGDYVIGDIDGVIIVPQADIEHVIEIAEAKVQKDEAREQEALHNGEESIRTYLAKVVK